The Microbacterium maritypicum genome contains a region encoding:
- a CDS encoding chorismate-binding protein translates to MTLSRLAELSADPTASFVLIARDGADTVELLSGEVVDVDLLADIPLTIDGTPREVFSMVPYRQVRERGFVAQDDGAPLRCVVVDEHLHLPTAELLTALPRTPVALHDDGFDIADAEYAAIVEKVIAEEIGRGEGANFVIRRDFTAGIDVDDRTAALTWFRALLTHERGAYWTFAVVTPGHIAVGASPEAHVVAREGIVTMNPISGTFRHPAGGSTKETLIDFLASTKETEELFMVVDEELKMMSAVCSDGGRITGPHLKEMSRLTHTEYMLRGRSSLDPRDILRETMFAPTVTGSPMQNACAVIRRHEHEPRGYYSGVAALFTPNADGGHDLDAPILIRTVYLQDGTLRVPVGATLVRHSDPMGEVSETHGKAAGVLGAIGAIDRDRVAEARSDADAPGGARALADDPAIAELLSSRNARLAEFWLNPQGEEFTGPFAGHSALVVDAEDRFTTMLAHQLRHLGLAVTIAPWSEVRDADLDAADLVVAGPGPGDPRDTENARIARMRAVVARRLDSDAPLLAVCLSHQILADRLGISLTPLDTPHQGLQKSVPVFGEDASIGFYNTFTARVSPGTMTVGDADVSADPDSGDVYALRGAHFASVQGHLESILSRDGIRTLERLVSHALA, encoded by the coding sequence ATGACCCTCTCACGACTCGCCGAGCTCAGCGCCGATCCGACGGCGTCCTTCGTGCTGATCGCCCGTGACGGCGCCGACACCGTCGAGCTGCTCAGCGGGGAGGTCGTCGACGTCGATCTGCTCGCGGACATCCCGCTGACCATCGACGGCACCCCTCGCGAGGTGTTCTCGATGGTCCCCTATCGCCAGGTGCGTGAACGCGGGTTCGTCGCCCAGGACGACGGTGCGCCGCTGCGGTGCGTGGTCGTCGACGAGCACCTGCACCTGCCCACCGCGGAACTTCTCACGGCCCTCCCCCGCACACCCGTCGCGCTCCACGACGACGGCTTCGACATCGCCGACGCCGAGTACGCCGCGATCGTCGAGAAGGTCATCGCCGAAGAGATCGGCCGTGGGGAGGGTGCGAACTTCGTCATCCGGCGCGATTTCACCGCCGGCATCGACGTCGACGACCGGACGGCCGCCCTCACCTGGTTCCGTGCGCTGCTCACGCACGAACGCGGCGCCTACTGGACTTTCGCCGTCGTCACTCCCGGGCACATCGCCGTCGGCGCCAGCCCGGAGGCCCATGTGGTCGCCCGCGAAGGCATCGTCACGATGAACCCGATCTCCGGAACGTTCCGTCACCCGGCCGGTGGTTCGACGAAGGAGACGCTGATCGACTTCCTCGCCTCGACCAAGGAGACCGAGGAACTGTTCATGGTCGTCGACGAGGAACTCAAGATGATGAGCGCCGTGTGCTCCGACGGTGGGCGGATCACCGGCCCCCACCTCAAGGAGATGTCGCGGCTCACGCACACCGAGTACATGCTTCGCGGACGCAGCTCCCTCGATCCGCGCGACATCCTGCGCGAGACCATGTTCGCGCCGACCGTCACCGGGTCGCCCATGCAGAACGCGTGCGCCGTCATCCGTCGCCACGAGCACGAACCCCGCGGCTACTACTCCGGAGTCGCCGCCCTGTTCACCCCGAACGCCGACGGCGGCCACGACCTGGACGCGCCGATCCTCATCCGTACCGTGTACCTCCAGGACGGAACCCTCCGCGTGCCGGTCGGTGCGACGCTCGTTCGGCACTCCGACCCGATGGGCGAGGTGTCCGAGACGCACGGCAAGGCCGCCGGTGTGCTGGGTGCCATCGGAGCGATCGACCGGGACCGCGTCGCCGAGGCACGCAGCGATGCGGACGCTCCGGGCGGGGCACGTGCCCTCGCCGACGACCCCGCGATCGCCGAGCTGCTCTCGTCGCGCAACGCCCGTCTGGCCGAGTTCTGGCTCAACCCGCAGGGCGAGGAGTTCACGGGCCCGTTCGCCGGACACTCGGCCCTCGTCGTGGATGCCGAGGACCGTTTCACGACCATGCTCGCCCACCAGCTGCGCCATCTGGGTCTCGCGGTGACCATCGCCCCCTGGAGCGAGGTGCGGGACGCCGATCTGGATGCCGCAGACCTCGTCGTCGCAGGCCCAGGTCCCGGAGATCCGCGGGATACGGAGAACGCCCGCATCGCCAGGATGCGCGCCGTGGTCGCGCGTCGACTCGATTCCGACGCACCGCTGCTCGCGGTGTGCCTCAGCCACCAGATCCTCGCCGACAGGCTCGGCATCTCGCTGACTCCGCTCGATACCCCGCATCAGGGTCTGCAGAAGTCCGTGCCGGTGTTCGGAGAGGACGCATCGATCGGCTTCTACAACACCTTCACCGCGCGGGTCAGCCCTGGCACGATGACCGTCGGGGATGCCGACGTGTCAGCGGATCCCGACTCCGGCGATGTGTACGCGCTCCGCGGGGCGCACTTCGCCTCGGTGCAGGGACATCTCGAGTCGATCCTCTCGCGCGACGGGATCCGCACGCTCGAGCGCCTCGTGTCGCACGCCCTCGCCTGA
- a CDS encoding pyroglutamyl-peptidase I family protein, translated as MAVVLLTGFEPFDGAARNPSADAVNAVVADYDGPHDLVVATLPVAFDASARRLRALIERHSPEVVIATGLAGGSSHIALERIGVNLIDARIPDNDDAQPVDVPSEAGGPAARFSTLPVKRLVDELIAEGLPARLSLSAGAYVCNHVLYTALGAIGPNAIAGFVHLPWSTGTAPADAPHLAEAQLARAVRLVVDHALDTETKEPGGSIW; from the coding sequence ATGGCAGTCGTCCTCCTCACCGGCTTCGAACCCTTCGACGGCGCCGCGCGCAACCCCTCTGCGGATGCGGTGAACGCCGTCGTGGCCGACTACGACGGCCCGCACGACCTGGTCGTCGCGACTCTTCCCGTCGCGTTCGACGCCTCGGCGCGCCGCCTGCGCGCCCTGATCGAGCGCCACTCCCCTGAAGTCGTCATCGCCACCGGACTCGCCGGTGGGAGCTCGCACATTGCCCTCGAGCGCATCGGGGTGAACCTGATCGATGCGCGCATCCCCGACAACGACGACGCTCAGCCCGTCGACGTGCCCAGCGAGGCCGGCGGCCCTGCGGCGCGGTTCTCGACGCTTCCCGTCAAGCGTCTCGTCGACGAGCTGATCGCCGAAGGACTCCCGGCGCGGCTCTCGCTGTCGGCGGGCGCGTACGTGTGCAACCACGTGCTGTACACCGCGCTGGGTGCGATCGGCCCGAATGCCATCGCAGGGTTCGTGCACCTCCCCTGGTCGACCGGCACCGCTCCCGCAGACGCTCCGCATCTCGCCGAGGCGCAGCTGGCTCGCGCGGTGCGTCTCGTCGTCGATCACGCCCTCGACACCGAGACGAAAGAGCCGGGCGGCAGCATCTGGTGA
- the ispG gene encoding flavodoxin-dependent (E)-4-hydroxy-3-methylbut-2-enyl-diphosphate synthase, with amino-acid sequence MPAVNLGMPKIPEVLAPRRKSRQIKVGKVLVGGDAPVSVQSMTTTKTTDINGTLQQIAELTASGCEIVRVAVPHQDDADALKIIAMKSQIPVIADIHFQPRYIYTAIDAGCGAVRVNPGNIREFDGNVGKIAEAAKAAGVSLRIGVNAGSLDRRILTKYGKATAEALVESAVWEASLFEEHDFHDFKISVKHNDPIVMVKAYRLLAERGDWPLHLGVTEAGPAFQGTIKSATAFGILLGEGIGDTIRVSLSAPPAEEVKVGHQILQSLNLRERKLEIVSCPSCGRAQVDVYTLAENVTEGLKDMTVPLRVAVMGCVVNGPGEAREADLGVASGNGKGQIFVKGEVIKTVPEADIVATLIEEANRIAAEMGPEAPLGTAQVVTV; translated from the coding sequence GTGCCAGCAGTGAACCTCGGAATGCCGAAGATCCCCGAAGTCCTCGCCCCGCGCCGTAAGTCCCGGCAGATCAAAGTGGGCAAGGTGCTCGTGGGCGGCGACGCTCCCGTCAGCGTGCAGTCGATGACGACCACGAAGACGACCGACATCAACGGGACTCTCCAGCAGATCGCCGAGCTCACGGCCTCCGGCTGCGAGATCGTGCGCGTCGCAGTGCCGCATCAGGACGATGCCGACGCGCTGAAGATCATCGCGATGAAGAGCCAGATCCCTGTGATCGCGGACATCCACTTCCAGCCGCGCTACATCTACACGGCGATCGACGCCGGATGCGGCGCGGTTCGAGTGAACCCCGGGAACATCCGGGAGTTCGACGGCAACGTCGGCAAGATCGCGGAGGCGGCGAAGGCCGCGGGTGTTTCGCTGCGCATCGGTGTCAACGCCGGATCGCTCGACCGCCGCATCCTCACCAAGTACGGCAAGGCGACGGCCGAGGCGCTGGTCGAGAGCGCCGTCTGGGAGGCGTCGCTGTTCGAGGAGCACGACTTCCACGACTTCAAGATCTCGGTCAAGCACAACGACCCGATCGTGATGGTCAAGGCGTACCGGCTGCTGGCTGAGCGGGGCGATTGGCCTCTGCACCTCGGCGTGACCGAGGCCGGCCCGGCGTTCCAAGGCACGATCAAGAGCGCCACGGCGTTCGGCATCCTGCTCGGCGAGGGCATCGGCGACACGATCCGGGTGTCGCTGTCGGCGCCGCCGGCCGAAGAGGTCAAGGTGGGCCACCAGATCCTGCAGTCGCTGAACCTGCGTGAGCGCAAGCTCGAGATCGTCTCGTGCCCCTCGTGCGGTCGTGCGCAGGTCGACGTCTACACGTTGGCCGAGAACGTCACCGAGGGACTCAAGGACATGACCGTCCCGCTGCGGGTCGCGGTGATGGGCTGCGTCGTCAACGGACCCGGCGAGGCTCGAGAGGCCGACCTCGGCGTCGCCTCGGGCAACGGCAAGGGGCAGATCTTCGTGAAGGGCGAGGTCATCAAGACCGTGCCCGAGGCGGACATCGTCGCCACGCTGATCGAAGAGGCCAACCGCATCGCCGCCGAGATGGGCCCGGAAGCGCCGCTCGGCACCGCCCAGGTCGTCACGGTCTGA
- a CDS encoding nuclear transport factor 2 family protein has product MSDHTLPAPVQAMIHAINAADTEAFVDAFTVDGFVSDWGTVKAGHAGVREWAGSDAIGAGAQMTVLSAETEGDTTRLRFGWASRVFNGESDGIFVVEGDKLASFTIPPSH; this is encoded by the coding sequence ATGTCCGATCACACCCTTCCCGCTCCTGTGCAGGCGATGATCCACGCGATCAACGCCGCCGACACCGAGGCATTCGTGGATGCCTTCACCGTCGACGGTTTCGTCAGCGATTGGGGTACGGTCAAGGCCGGTCACGCTGGAGTGCGCGAATGGGCGGGCAGCGATGCGATCGGCGCCGGTGCGCAGATGACCGTGCTCTCCGCCGAGACCGAGGGCGACACCACGCGCCTCCGTTTCGGATGGGCGAGTCGCGTCTTCAACGGTGAATCCGACGGCATCTTCGTCGTCGAGGGCGACAAGCTCGCCAGCTTCACCATCCCCCCGTCCCACTGA
- a CDS encoding alanyl-tRNA editing protein has protein sequence MSTPTIVTFAAGAIAGDGIVTRVENHPDGPVVVVDTTPFHPVDHTWPDQPGDTGTIAVAGDTVQVTEALMAAISDEGEFAVGSDIPVKRGADGWTWLVGHRIEGAAPAALVEGARVTLSVEGARRVGLSRGHTACHLASLALDRALADLWRKDPGVDALGAPDFEGRANQSSRIHEDGAVDEYRLGKSLRRAGFDTETFAATLTDREARVNDQLAAWVAAGVSSSVETEGPSIVDRRRWHCELPEGEAVILCGGTHVDSLAAFASITVSLDLSDPQLLVMTTVATPAD, from the coding sequence ATGTCGACGCCCACCATCGTGACCTTCGCGGCAGGGGCCATCGCCGGAGATGGCATCGTCACCCGTGTCGAGAACCACCCGGACGGCCCCGTCGTGGTCGTCGACACGACGCCGTTCCACCCCGTCGACCACACCTGGCCGGATCAGCCCGGCGACACGGGGACCATCGCGGTCGCCGGCGACACCGTCCAGGTGACGGAGGCGCTGATGGCCGCGATCTCGGATGAGGGCGAGTTCGCCGTCGGGAGCGACATCCCCGTCAAGCGCGGGGCCGACGGCTGGACCTGGCTCGTCGGGCATCGGATCGAGGGTGCCGCTCCGGCTGCTCTCGTCGAGGGCGCGCGGGTGACGCTCTCGGTCGAGGGTGCGCGTCGTGTCGGCCTCAGCCGCGGCCACACCGCATGTCACCTCGCCTCTCTCGCGCTGGACCGGGCCCTGGCGGACCTCTGGCGCAAGGACCCCGGTGTCGACGCCCTCGGTGCCCCCGACTTCGAGGGCCGCGCCAATCAGTCGAGTCGGATCCACGAGGACGGGGCCGTCGACGAGTACCGTCTGGGCAAGAGCCTGCGCAGGGCCGGGTTCGACACCGAGACGTTCGCGGCGACGCTCACTGATCGGGAAGCACGCGTCAACGACCAGCTCGCGGCATGGGTCGCCGCCGGTGTCTCCAGCAGCGTCGAGACCGAGGGCCCGTCCATCGTCGACCGTCGTCGTTGGCACTGCGAACTCCCCGAGGGCGAGGCCGTGATCCTCTGCGGAGGAACGCACGTCGACTCGCTCGCCGCGTTCGCCTCGATCACGGTGTCGCTCGACCTGAGCGATCCTCAGCTCCTGGTCATGACGACCGTGGCGACGCCAGCCGACTGA
- a CDS encoding nucleotidyltransferase family protein: MDHAERAERFVASTYPHAEIAIVAGSTAREERTATSDIDLLLIGAYLFGQVPQSGEAATHEFEGEIFEVFAYTPQGFEEWADRGVTQQRPVIAHMLVEGVAIRENAAFDALRSRWSDILAAGPRLDVTESRLRRYMITDLLDDLRDATDVLEQRVIAGTLFERIAELMLLDGGRWVATGKWLPRRLRDLSQERADLLSTPLLADDLAGFADRVEAELERAGGRVQAGFVR, encoded by the coding sequence ATGGATCATGCTGAGCGCGCTGAGAGGTTCGTCGCATCGACGTACCCTCACGCCGAGATCGCTATCGTCGCCGGAAGCACAGCACGCGAGGAACGCACCGCGACCAGCGACATCGATCTTCTGCTCATCGGCGCGTATCTCTTCGGCCAGGTTCCGCAGTCCGGCGAGGCCGCCACTCATGAGTTCGAAGGCGAGATCTTCGAGGTGTTCGCCTACACGCCGCAAGGCTTCGAAGAATGGGCGGATCGCGGAGTTACCCAGCAGCGCCCGGTGATCGCGCACATGCTCGTGGAGGGGGTCGCGATCCGCGAGAACGCCGCGTTCGACGCTCTTCGATCGCGGTGGAGTGACATTCTCGCCGCCGGTCCACGCCTGGATGTGACGGAGTCTCGGTTGCGGCGGTACATGATCACCGACCTGCTCGACGATCTGAGGGACGCGACGGACGTTCTGGAGCAACGGGTGATCGCCGGCACGCTGTTCGAGCGGATCGCGGAGTTGATGCTGTTGGACGGTGGACGCTGGGTCGCGACCGGCAAGTGGCTTCCGCGACGCCTGCGCGATCTGAGCCAGGAGCGTGCTGACCTGCTGAGTACCCCCTTGCTCGCCGACGACCTCGCCGGCTTCGCTGATCGCGTCGAGGCGGAACTCGAGCGCGCGGGCGGACGGGTGCAGGCGGGATTCGTCCGCTGA
- a CDS encoding RNB domain-containing ribonuclease, with product MPQRRSHVAPSAAQTELASALAALRESAEVPVDFPEDVIAEAEASTATVPELDLRDIPFATLDPEGSRDLDQAFHLERDGSGYTVRYAIADVPGFVVPGGAVDAEARRRGQTLYAADGSIPLHPRVLSEDRASLLADVDRPALVWTFALDSAGVVSTFRLERALIRSRAQLDYATTQMSLDLGEDGPAALLPEIGALRMEQERLRGGASLNLPDEEVVRAQDGTYAIERRSPLPVEEWNAQLSLMTGMAAATLMLDAGVGILRTMPEPDDAAFETFRHQTEALGRPWTTGTYGEYLRNLDRADPMTLPVLEAASSLFRGAGYLVFDGETPKDAVQAAIAAPYAHATAPLRRLVDRWALAICLAASNGTPAPDWARASLAELPALMQESGQRASRLNAATINSVEAALLTPLVGSTMEATVIELRGERAAIQLADPAVTATAPLPMGAKPGDVVQLRVARADIAKGEVEFAI from the coding sequence ATGCCTCAGCGCCGATCACACGTCGCCCCGTCTGCCGCCCAGACCGAACTGGCCTCGGCGCTCGCCGCTCTGCGCGAGTCGGCCGAAGTCCCCGTCGACTTCCCTGAGGATGTGATCGCCGAAGCTGAGGCATCGACGGCGACCGTACCCGAACTCGACCTTCGCGACATCCCCTTCGCGACGCTCGATCCCGAGGGTTCTCGCGACCTCGATCAGGCTTTTCATCTCGAGCGCGACGGCAGCGGCTACACGGTTCGCTACGCGATCGCCGACGTCCCCGGCTTCGTCGTCCCGGGTGGCGCGGTCGATGCCGAGGCTCGGCGGCGCGGACAGACCCTGTACGCCGCCGACGGCTCGATCCCCCTGCATCCGCGGGTCCTGAGCGAGGATCGCGCGTCGCTGCTCGCCGATGTCGATCGACCGGCATTGGTGTGGACATTCGCCCTCGACTCCGCCGGCGTGGTCTCGACCTTCCGTCTGGAGCGCGCGTTGATCCGCTCGCGCGCCCAGCTCGACTACGCCACGACCCAGATGTCGCTCGATCTCGGCGAAGACGGGCCGGCCGCGCTGCTGCCCGAGATCGGCGCCCTGCGGATGGAGCAGGAGCGCCTGCGCGGCGGAGCGAGCCTGAACCTGCCCGATGAAGAGGTCGTGCGCGCCCAGGACGGCACCTATGCGATCGAGCGTCGCAGCCCGCTGCCCGTGGAGGAATGGAACGCCCAGCTCTCGCTCATGACGGGGATGGCAGCCGCGACCCTGATGCTCGATGCCGGGGTGGGGATCCTTCGGACCATGCCGGAACCGGATGACGCTGCGTTCGAGACGTTCCGGCACCAGACGGAAGCCCTCGGTCGACCGTGGACGACGGGCACCTACGGCGAGTACCTGCGAAACCTCGACCGCGCCGACCCGATGACGCTCCCCGTGCTGGAGGCCGCTTCGTCACTGTTCCGCGGAGCGGGGTATCTGGTGTTCGACGGCGAGACGCCGAAGGATGCTGTGCAGGCCGCCATCGCCGCCCCCTATGCTCACGCGACCGCTCCCCTGCGCCGGCTGGTCGATCGGTGGGCCCTCGCGATCTGCCTCGCCGCCTCGAACGGCACGCCTGCCCCCGATTGGGCACGCGCCTCACTCGCCGAGCTGCCCGCGCTGATGCAGGAGTCCGGTCAGCGCGCCTCACGACTGAACGCCGCCACGATCAACAGCGTCGAAGCCGCGCTCCTCACGCCGCTGGTCGGCTCGACGATGGAAGCGACCGTGATCGAGCTGCGGGGCGAGCGTGCGGCGATCCAACTCGCCGACCCCGCGGTCACGGCGACGGCACCCCTGCCCATGGGGGCGAAGCCGGGCGATGTCGTTCAGCTCCGGGTGGCTCGGGCTGACATCGCGAAGGGAGAGGTCGAGTTCGCGATCTGA
- a CDS encoding isocitrate lyase/PEP mutase family protein, translated as MTTAAKAQTLVGLYDVPEILRVVNVWDVVSARAVAALPETKAIATAGHGIAASFGYDDGATPREIMIDMVGRIAAAVAVPVSADLDDGYGDAGETTRLAIGVGVVGANIEDRLKPLDESVAAVAAIVKAAEDEGVPFALNARTDAFVRAGGRPVPESIADAIQRGRAYLDAGATAVFIPGILDMNVTRQLVEGIGERKVSVIGLPGALAASEYEKLGVARISYGPLPQRVALTALQELAADLYAGGVVPGNLPALN; from the coding sequence ATGACCACTGCAGCCAAGGCCCAGACCCTTGTCGGACTCTATGACGTACCGGAGATCCTCCGCGTCGTGAATGTGTGGGACGTCGTCTCCGCGCGGGCGGTCGCCGCCCTCCCCGAGACGAAGGCGATCGCCACGGCCGGACACGGCATCGCCGCGTCGTTCGGCTATGACGACGGTGCCACTCCGCGCGAGATCATGATCGACATGGTGGGTCGCATCGCGGCTGCCGTCGCGGTGCCGGTCTCGGCCGACCTCGATGACGGATACGGCGACGCGGGCGAGACCACGCGCCTCGCGATCGGCGTCGGGGTCGTCGGCGCGAACATCGAGGATCGCCTCAAGCCGCTCGACGAGTCCGTCGCCGCTGTCGCAGCGATCGTGAAGGCGGCGGAGGACGAGGGCGTCCCGTTCGCCCTCAACGCCCGCACCGACGCGTTCGTCCGCGCCGGAGGGCGCCCGGTGCCGGAGAGCATCGCCGACGCCATCCAGCGCGGTCGGGCGTACCTCGACGCGGGAGCGACGGCCGTGTTCATCCCCGGCATCCTCGACATGAACGTCACCCGTCAGCTCGTCGAGGGCATCGGAGAGCGCAAGGTCAGCGTCATCGGGCTCCCCGGTGCCCTCGCCGCCTCCGAGTACGAGAAGCTCGGCGTCGCGCGCATCTCGTACGGTCCGCTGCCGCAGCGCGTCGCGCTGACCGCGCTGCAGGAGCTCGCCGCCGACCTCTACGCGGGCGGTGTGGTCCCGGGGAACCTTCCGGCGCTGAACTGA
- a CDS encoding proline--tRNA ligase: MVTRLSNFFLRTLREDPAGAEVASHRLLIRAGYIRPQAAGIFAWLPLGLRVKSKIETVVREEMAAAGAQEVHFPALMPREAYEATGRWDEYGDLLFRLQDRKGGDYLLAPTHEEAFTMLVKDLYSSYKDLPLTIYQIQDKYRDEARPRAGLLRGREFTMKDAYSFDSSDEGLDASYQAQRDAYERIFQRLGLEYVIVQADAGAMGGSRSEEFLHPTPVGEDTFVRSAGGYAANVEAFTTAVPEAIAYDADATPVIFDSPDTPTIETLVVHANRELEGEYTAADTLKNVVLALTHLDGTRELVIVGIPGDREVDEKRAEVAFAPAEVETATADDFENNPLLVKGYIGPWSPTGAVLGEESATGIRYLVDPRVSEGTSWITGANIDQKHAHSVVAGRDFAADGVVEIANVRAGDPAPDGSGPVELARGMEIGHVFQLGRKYAEALGLKVLNENGKLVTVTMGSYGIGVTRILAIIAELNNDDKGLIWPASVAPFDVQVVAAGRDQVAFEVAESISAQLEAAGLDVLYDDRPKVSPGVKFGDAELVGVPKIVIVGRGAAEGQVELWDRATGERDAVTVDEVVGRLSTR, encoded by the coding sequence GTGGTCACTCGTCTTTCGAACTTCTTCCTCCGCACGCTCCGTGAAGACCCTGCAGGCGCAGAGGTCGCCAGCCATCGGCTGCTGATCCGGGCCGGATACATCCGCCCGCAGGCCGCCGGCATCTTCGCGTGGCTGCCACTGGGGCTGCGCGTCAAGTCGAAGATCGAGACCGTCGTCCGCGAGGAGATGGCTGCTGCCGGCGCGCAGGAGGTGCACTTCCCGGCTCTCATGCCGCGTGAGGCCTACGAGGCCACCGGCCGCTGGGACGAGTACGGCGATCTGCTCTTCCGTCTTCAGGATCGCAAGGGTGGCGACTACCTCCTCGCGCCCACGCACGAGGAGGCCTTCACCATGCTGGTGAAGGACCTGTACTCGTCGTACAAAGACCTGCCGCTCACGATCTACCAGATCCAGGACAAGTACCGTGACGAGGCGCGCCCCCGGGCGGGCCTGCTCCGCGGCCGCGAGTTCACGATGAAGGACGCGTACTCCTTCGACTCGTCCGACGAGGGTCTCGACGCCAGCTACCAGGCGCAGCGCGACGCGTACGAGCGCATCTTCCAGCGGCTCGGACTCGAGTACGTGATCGTCCAGGCCGACGCCGGCGCCATGGGCGGATCCCGCAGCGAGGAGTTCCTGCACCCGACACCGGTCGGAGAAGACACCTTCGTGCGCAGCGCCGGTGGATACGCGGCCAACGTCGAGGCGTTCACCACCGCGGTTCCGGAGGCGATCGCCTACGACGCCGACGCGACCCCGGTGATCTTCGATTCCCCGGACACGCCGACCATCGAGACGCTGGTCGTGCACGCGAACCGTGAGCTCGAGGGCGAGTACACCGCGGCCGACACCCTCAAGAACGTCGTGCTCGCACTCACGCACCTCGACGGCACGCGCGAACTGGTCATCGTCGGCATCCCCGGCGATCGCGAGGTCGACGAGAAGCGCGCCGAGGTCGCCTTCGCGCCCGCCGAGGTCGAGACGGCGACCGCCGACGACTTCGAGAACAACCCGCTGCTCGTGAAGGGCTACATCGGCCCCTGGTCGCCCACAGGGGCGGTGCTCGGCGAGGAGTCCGCGACCGGGATCCGCTACCTGGTCGACCCGCGTGTGAGCGAGGGCACGAGCTGGATCACCGGCGCGAACATCGACCAGAAGCACGCGCACTCCGTCGTCGCCGGACGCGACTTCGCCGCCGACGGCGTCGTGGAGATCGCGAACGTGCGCGCGGGGGACCCGGCGCCCGACGGCTCGGGGCCGGTCGAGCTCGCGCGAGGCATGGAGATCGGACACGTCTTCCAGCTCGGCCGCAAGTACGCCGAGGCCCTGGGGCTGAAGGTGCTGAACGAGAACGGCAAGCTCGTCACGGTGACGATGGGTTCGTACGGCATCGGTGTGACCCGCATCCTCGCGATCATCGCCGAGCTCAACAACGACGACAAGGGCCTCATCTGGCCGGCGTCCGTCGCGCCGTTCGACGTGCAGGTCGTCGCCGCGGGTCGCGATCAGGTCGCGTTCGAGGTGGCGGAGAGCATCTCCGCGCAGCTCGAGGCCGCGGGACTCGACGTGCTCTACGACGACCGCCCCAAGGTATCGCCCGGTGTGAAGTTCGGGGACGCCGAACTCGTCGGCGTCCCGAAGATCGTCATCGTCGGACGTGGGGCCGCCGAAGGCCAGGTCGAGCTGTGGGACCGCGCCACGGGGGAGCGTGACGCGGTCACCGTCGACGAGGTCGTCGGGCGGCTCTCCACCCGCTGA
- a CDS encoding pyridoxamine 5'-phosphate oxidase family protein — MTEITGPEALARVAELVEDIDITMLTTTDDDGNLVSRPMSTRQMDDAGDIWFFTSEDTEKVDEARKHRDVGLAYCDAKGMRYVSVAGTAEVVHDRAKMEELYAASLEIWFADGLDTPGIALLKVTPKVTEFWEPSKGRLALAAGALKSLVTRDTPDDDIMNHGRIVC, encoded by the coding sequence ATGACCGAGATCACAGGACCCGAAGCCCTCGCCCGCGTCGCCGAGCTCGTGGAGGACATCGACATCACGATGCTCACCACCACCGACGACGACGGCAACCTCGTGAGTCGACCGATGTCGACCCGGCAGATGGACGATGCCGGCGACATCTGGTTCTTCACCTCCGAAGACACCGAGAAGGTCGATGAAGCGCGCAAGCACCGTGACGTCGGACTCGCCTACTGCGATGCGAAGGGGATGCGCTACGTGTCCGTCGCGGGAACGGCAGAGGTCGTGCATGACCGCGCGAAGATGGAGGAGCTCTACGCCGCGTCTCTGGAGATCTGGTTCGCCGACGGCCTCGACACTCCCGGCATCGCGCTTCTGAAGGTGACCCCGAAGGTCACGGAGTTCTGGGAACCCTCGAAGGGCAGGCTCGCGCTTGCTGCGGGTGCGCTCAAGTCCCTCGTCACCCGCGACACGCCTGACGACGACATCATGAACCACGGCCGCATCGTCTGCTGA